The window GACACCGCACCGCCGCCGGCGAGTCGGCGACGGACGCTCTCCTTGCGAGTCACGGTGGCTCCGTTTCGCGGCCCGGTGGGTAACGGTTCGGGTTTCCGCGCGAAAATAGACGATCGGCTCGCCGGAGTATCAGACGGACTGCCGTCCGTCTCAGTCGTCGTCGGTCGGGGGCGACGCCGTCACCGGCTCGACGCGCTCGCCGCGTGGCCCCTCGAGGTCGACGTCGGGCAACAGGTCCCGGAGGTACTGGCCCGTGTAGGAGTCCTCGAGGCGGGCCACTTCCTCGGGCGTGCCGGTCGCGACGACCTGGCCGCCGTTCTCGCCGCCTTCGGGGCCGAGGTCGATGATGTGGTCGGCGTTTTTTACGAGGTCGAGTTCGTGCTCGATGACGACGACGGTGTTCCCGTTGTCGGTCAGCCGGTGGAGCACGTCGATCAACTTGCGCTCGTCCTCGCTGTGCAGCCCGGTAGTCGGCTCGTCGAGCAGGTACAGCGTGTCGCCGGTGTCCCGCTTGCCGAGTTCCTCGGCGAGTTTGATCCGCTGGGCCTCCCCGCCCGAGAGGGTGGTGGAGGGCTGGCCGAGCTTCATGTAATCGAGGCCGACGTCTTTCAGCAGTTTGAGGCGGCGGCGGATCTGGCTCGAGGACTCGAAGAACTCGTAGGCCTCCTCGACGGACATCTCGAGGACGTCCGCGATGGTCTTGCCCTTGTAGGTGACGTCGAGCGTGGCGTCGTTGTAGCGGGCCCCGTCACACTCCTCACAGGGGACGTACACGTCGCTCAGGAAGTTCATCTCGATTTTCACCGTGCCCTGCCCGCCACACTCCTCGCAGCGGCCGCCCTTGACGTTGAACGAGAACCGGCCCTTCTCGTAGCCGCGCTGTTTGGCGAGTTTGGTCTCGGCGAACAGTTCGCGGATGTAGTCGAAGACGCCGGTGTACGTCGCCGGGTTCGAGCGGGGCGTGCGGCCGATCGGCGACTGGTCGATCAGGCGGACCGTCTCGACCTCGTCGAGTCCCTCGAGGGCGTCGTGGTCGCCCGGGATGACCGACGTGTTGTCGTTCATCTCCCGGGCGAGACCCTTGTACAGCACCTCGTGCATCAGGGTGGACTTCCCGGAGCCGGAGACGCCGGTGATCGCCGTGAAACAGCCCAGGGGGATGTCCACGTCCAGGTCGTCGAGGTTGTGCTGGCGGGCGCCGAGGATCGTCAGCGCACCCTCCGGGTCGCGACGCTCCTCGGGAACCGGGATCTGCTTGCGCCCGGAGAGGTAGTCACCGGTGATCGACTCCTCGCACTGCTTGACTTCTTCGACCGGGCCGTTGACGACGACTTCGCCGCCGCGTTTCCCGGGGCCGGGACCCATGTCGATGACGTTGTCCGCCCGGCGCATCGTCTCCTCGTCGTGCTCGACGACGAGCAGGGTGTTGCCCAGGTCACGAAGCTCCTCGAGCGTGTCAAGCAGACGGTCGTTGTCCCGCTGGTGGAGCCCGATGGAGGGCTCGTCGAGCACGTACAGCACCCCCACGAGTCCGGAGCCGATCTGGGTCGCCAGACGGATGCGCTGGCTCTCCCCGCCCGACAGCGTCGAGGCCTCCCGATCGAGGGTGAGGTACTCGAGGCCGACCTCGACCATGAAGCCGAGTCGCGCCCGGATCTCTTTGAGGATCTCCTCGGCGATGACCTTCTCGCGTTCGGTGAGGTCTGCCTCCATCGACTCGAAGTGGTCCAGGGCGTCGCCGATGCTCATCGAGTTGATCTCCGTGATGGCGGTGTCATCGACCAGCACGGCGCGGGAGGCGGGCTTGAGACGGGTGCCGTCACAGGCCGGACACTCCGTCACGGACATGTAATCCTCGATGTGCTCGCGGGTCGAGTCCGAGTCGGTCTCGACGTACCGGCGCTCGAGGTTCGGGATGACGCCCTCGAAGCGCTTCTTCTTGCGACGGGTCCCGTTCTTGGTGTTTCGCATGAACAGCACCTGGTCGCTGGTGCCGTAGAGGAACGCGTCCTGAACCTCCTCCTCGAGTTCCTCGAACGGCGTCGACAGCGGGACGTCGAAGTGCTCGGCGACGGCGTCGAGCCGCGTCTGGTAGTACGAGCGGTTGTAACTCCAGGGCTCGAAGACCTCCTTCAGCGGCTTGGACTCGTCCTGGATGACGAGGTCCTCGTCGATCTCCTTGGTCTCGCCCAGCCCCTCACACTCCGGACAGGCACCGTGGGGCGAGTTGAAGGAGAACGAGCGGGTCTCGATCTCGGGGACGTCGATGCCACAGTGCGTGCAGGCGAGGTCCTTCGAGAACTCGACGACGAAGCGGTCGTCCTCCTCGCTCTCGTCGCCCAGCGCGCCCGTCCGTCGGGCCTCCTCGCCGAGGTCCTCGGCGGCGTCTTCCGGCGGGTCCGGGAGGATGAGCTTCAGGACGCCCTCGGCCTCGTCAAGCGCCGTCTCGACGCTGTCGACGATTCGGGGCCGCGCCTCGGTCGAGACCTTGACGCGGTCGACGATGACGTCGACGGTGTGGTCGAAGTTCTCGTCCAGGTCGGGGTCGTCGAGAGTCAGATCGTACTCCTCGCCGTCGATCTCGACGCGGGAGTACCCCTCCGACACCAGTTCCTCGAACAGGTCCTCGAACGCCCCCTTCTGGTCGCGAACGACGGGCGCGGCGAGTTTCGCCTTCGTCCCCTCGGGCAACTCGAGGATGCGCTCGACCATGTTCTGGGCCGACTGCTCGCCAACTTCGCGACCGCACTCGGGACAGTGAGGGGTACCGACGCGGGCGTAGAGGAGACGGAGATAGTCGTGCAGTTCCGTCACCGTCCCGACGGTCGAGCGGGGGTTGTTCGCGGCGTTCTTCTGGTCGATCGAGATCGCCGGAGAGAGACCCTCGACGGTCTCGACCTGGGGCTTGTCCATCTGGCCCAGGAAGTTCCGGGCGTACGCCGAGAGGCTCTCGATGTACCTTCGCTGGCCCTCGGCGTAGACGGTCTCGAACGCCAGCGAGGACTTGCCCGATCCCGAGAGACCGGTGACGACGGTCAGTTCCTCCCGGGGGATCTCGACGTCGAGGTCCTTGAGGTTGTGCTCCTCCGCACCTCGTACTTCGATGTACTCCTTGCTCATGTTTCGGCGACGAGTGGGGATGGCTCGATCGTCCGACGCGGTGCTCGATTCATCGTCTGCAGTCAGTGGTCGGAGGGACTTAACGGGTCTGAAAGCCCAACACCATGCTGTGTGCTAGCAATTTAATGGCGGATAGCTAACCGCTCGAGGGATCGACCGGACCAAAGTGTCTTCGGACGGAAGCACCAACGGGACGTATGGACGACGACGGGGACGCAGCTCCCGATCACGATCCCGATTCGGACGCCGACGTCGACGCCGATGCCTCCGACGCTACGAGCGACGAGACCGACTCGAACCCCTCGCTCTCGGTCGACGAACTCGTCGACTACTGTCACACCCAGGCCGGCCTCCTCTCCGGACGGGTCGATACGATGGCCACCGAAGCCGACGCCCTGCTCGACGAGATCGACGAACGGACCGCGGAGATCCGATCCCGCCTCGAGGACCTGCCGGACGACGTCGAGGCGACCGAGCGCCCGCCGTCGACGACCGCGCCAGCCAGCGGCGAGAGCGACGTCGACCTCGAGGCCATCGAGGCACTCCAGGACGAACTCGAGGAAAAACAGCTGCTCGCCGAGGCCAAGCACACGCGGATGCAGGCGTTCCAGGAACTGGCGGCCGACTACACCGAACTCGCGGCCGATCTGGCGACAGACGTCGAGTCGGGCCGGGATGCGATCCGGCGCGTCGTCGAGTTCGAGGCCGACAACGACGCGCCCGCGTACTTCGAGGAGCAGGACCGGACGACGCTGCTCGAGATGGCGGCCGAGGCGGACGATACGGACGGCGACGCCTCGACCGACGACGGAACCGAGTAACCGCCGCTACCACGCCGGCGACAGCGCCTCGAGGACCCGGTCGACCTCCTCGCGGGTGTTGAACGCGTGCAGCGAGACCCGGATCGCCTCGGGGGTCGGGAGCGACCGGACGACCACGTCCGACTCGGCGACCCGATCGACGGTCCGCTCGGGTTCGTCGACCGCGACGGTGACCAGTCCCGACTCGAACTCCCGCGGACTCGCCAGGTTCTCGGCCGGCGCTCGGAACTCGTGGTCCTCGAGCGCCTCCCGTGCGGCGTTGACGACAGGACGGGGACTCGGTCCGCCCGCACCCCAGTTGCAGTAGGTTGTCGACTCGAAACGCTATCGGCTCGGCACCTACGTCCGGCTGTACGACGACGTCCACGCGACCGGCACGATCGTCGACCGCGTGATGGCCGAGGCCAACCAGTACGACGTACTCCGGCGGGTCGAAGCCGTCTGTGACGAACTCGAGCACGACCTCGAGAGCTACCAGTCGATGCTGCGGTACCTCAGCGACGTCCGCCAGTTCTACGACCATCTCGTCACCCGCCACGGCGCGGCGTTCAACCCGGCCGAGAACGTCGACCATGCGGAAATCTGGGACCCGACGAACCGGACAACCCGATACTCACCAGCGAGCAAGTCAGCGAGCTGTACGCGCCCGCCGAGACGCCAGCCGAACGCGTACTCGTCCTCGCGGTGTGTGCATGGGACCTGCGGCGCAACGAGGTCGCGTCGTTGCACGACTCACCGTTCGAACGCGACGGCGACGATCCACATATCACGTTCGACGAGCGCAAGAACGGGCCGGGCACGGTCGCGCTGATT of the Halobiforma lacisalsi AJ5 genome contains:
- the uvrA gene encoding excinuclease ABC subunit UvrA: MSKEYIEVRGAEEHNLKDLDVEIPREELTVVTGLSGSGKSSLAFETVYAEGQRRYIESLSAYARNFLGQMDKPQVETVEGLSPAISIDQKNAANNPRSTVGTVTELHDYLRLLYARVGTPHCPECGREVGEQSAQNMVERILELPEGTKAKLAAPVVRDQKGAFEDLFEELVSEGYSRVEIDGEEYDLTLDDPDLDENFDHTVDVIVDRVKVSTEARPRIVDSVETALDEAEGVLKLILPDPPEDAAEDLGEEARRTGALGDESEEDDRFVVEFSKDLACTHCGIDVPEIETRSFSFNSPHGACPECEGLGETKEIDEDLVIQDESKPLKEVFEPWSYNRSYYQTRLDAVAEHFDVPLSTPFEELEEEVQDAFLYGTSDQVLFMRNTKNGTRRKKKRFEGVIPNLERRYVETDSDSTREHIEDYMSVTECPACDGTRLKPASRAVLVDDTAITEINSMSIGDALDHFESMEADLTEREKVIAEEILKEIRARLGFMVEVGLEYLTLDREASTLSGGESQRIRLATQIGSGLVGVLYVLDEPSIGLHQRDNDRLLDTLEELRDLGNTLLVVEHDEETMRRADNVIDMGPGPGKRGGEVVVNGPVEEVKQCEESITGDYLSGRKQIPVPEERRDPEGALTILGARQHNLDDLDVDIPLGCFTAITGVSGSGKSTLMHEVLYKGLAREMNDNTSVIPGDHDALEGLDEVETVRLIDQSPIGRTPRSNPATYTGVFDYIRELFAETKLAKQRGYEKGRFSFNVKGGRCEECGGQGTVKIEMNFLSDVYVPCEECDGARYNDATLDVTYKGKTIADVLEMSVEEAYEFFESSSQIRRRLKLLKDVGLDYMKLGQPSTTLSGGEAQRIKLAEELGKRDTGDTLYLLDEPTTGLHSEDERKLIDVLHRLTDNGNTVVVIEHELDLVKNADHIIDLGPEGGENGGQVVATGTPEEVARLEDSYTGQYLRDLLPDVDLEGPRGERVEPVTASPPTDDD